gattcacaatgaaacgttacatttaatttacatgttgacaatgagtagttttggttgttgttggtggcgttatagcatcccttttatgcctacaatgcaaaattgttccctcgcgattggaagctcctgttgccgcatacccatttcaaaacattgcaacgtgaaatgccacaaaaagctgtttgtgaaaaggtcttagtgagttaggagtcctctcaacttcttttaagctgtcccagacttaggtgctacttttaggtctaaaatgcttcgtgaattacttttagtggaaaaaattaggagtcctaaagttaggagtgacacgcccattatttttaggagttgctcctaaattcgccacttaggagctacttttagccttaaaattctttgtgaatctcTGTGTTCTggtcatagactgtaaaaatagTTCTGATCTCTGTGTTCCGAGAAGGTTAGCTAATGATCTGATCCCTGTGTTCTGTGACAGAGAAACCTCACATAGTAGGGTTTAGTATTAATACCAATTTGTCCACTTTTCTACATAAAATGTCTTCACAGCAGAATAAAGGCTGTTTTAATGATTGTAATATTTGTCTTCACAGCAGAATAAAGGCTGTTTTAATGATTGTAATGTTTGTCTTCACAGCAGAATAAAGGCTGTTTTAATGATTGTAATGTTTGTCTTCACAGCAGAATAAAGGCTGTTTTAATGATTGTAATGTTTGTCTTCACAGCAGAGTAAAGGCTGTTGTAATGTTTCAATGTTTTAATGTTTGTCTCCACAGCAGAATAAAGGCTGTTTTAATGATTGTAATGTTTGTCTTCACAGCAGAGTAAAGGCTGTTGTAATGTTTTAATGATAGTAATGTTTGTTTCCACAGCAGAATAAAGGCTGTTTTAATGATTGTAATGTTTTAATGTTTGTCTCCACAGCAGAATAAaggcaagaagaagaaaaggggAGTGGTCCCAGGAGGAGGCCTAAAGGCCATCATGAAGGACGACCTGGACGATTACGGCGGGTTTGACGGTGGCTACACACAAGACTACGAGGATTTCATGTGACGCTGGCTCCATGACCCCCTCGCCCTCCGCTGCCCTTTGACCCTGTGACCTCTACATGACCTGCGCCCCAGCCCACGAATCTCAGCCTGAGCAAGCAAACATCTGTCCAACCATGTGGCGCTGGCAAACATCTCTCCACCCGTGCGGCGCTGGTTAACATCTCTCCACCCGTGGGGCGCGGGTAAATATCTCCACCCGCGCGGAGCTGGCTTGGTGCGCCCCACAGGCCTGGTCGGGGGTTCCCCGGCTGCTTCCACCTCACCTGGAGAACTGATGAGACGGAAGTAAACAGAGGGAGGCTTTACACGCTGACTAGTACTGAAACAGGCCACCGCATCACGACTCCAACCACAGCCACCATCAACCTGGGCACAGAAGATGGCCATGACGTCCTGGTTATCTGTATTACAGACAGGCATCTGCTACCATCTGGAGGTCAAATTGACAGACTATGCAAATTGATTCTGCATAAATCTACTCTTGTGTTGCATTGTGTTAAACTTACCTCATGGATTTTAGTTTAGTATTCTCTGAAAACTCAGAGCTACTTGTCATACCCAGGTAGGGAAAACAAGCCAATCATTGTTGGCTTTTTAGATAACATTAAGATTGTGGTTTTCATATTAGTACTTATCTAGTCCTATACAGttgattaaaagaaaaaaaacaagtggTTTATGTGCACTCATAAGGTGTCTGTCCATCAGTATTGGCTGTTACATATAATAACGGATTTCACTGCACATAGTGAAATGctgaaattgttacatttttgtgaACGTCTAATTAAGGTTATGAAACTATGAATAAGTTTGAGGTGAAACACCCCCATTTTATGTAGAATGGAATTGTCTGACTTGTTTGTCATTGTTGTTTTGGAGGAGCAATCTTGTCAGTGCAGTTACATGCGCAAAACAAATGAACCCACCAGTCTGATTATAGTAAGAATACAGAATATTAGGGATGCACCAATATATCGGTCAACATAGGCAATGGCCAATATTGGCCTTGTTTACTAATATCAGCTATCGGTTGTTTATGACTTTTACCAATAGCAGAAGCTGATGTTTACCTGCTATGTTGCATCAATTCTGCACTAGGTAAATGTGCTATGAAGGTCTGATTGATTGTTCAATTCTTTTTTTAATGAATACGGTATAATaaacaaagtaaacaaacaaagaacaaaATATCGGTATCTGCATCGGATACTGGCTAATTGGTTATTTTATACATCTCTATAAATATCGGTGTAGTATCGGTGCATCCCTACAGAATATTCATGATGACACATCTTCATTCTGGAATCATAATGACAAACTCCAACAAACATGACATATCTAATCAGATTGAAATGGGAAAACTCCTGGTTCTGCATTAAATTGGATTTCaatctgattacacaatttACATCTCAATTTTTAATCAGAGTACAAGGAGTATTCAGACTGATCTGATTGTTTGCGTGTAACCACACTGACACTGGCAGCAGCTCTCAAGCATAGTGTATTCACCTGGCCCAAGAATTTCATGCAATCAAAGGACCCAGACTCCCCATGAAAGCTTTGCTAACAAAGAAGGTATTTGGGCAAAGGAAAATAAtagaggaaaaaaacaagacaTTCAGGATTCTGAAACTCAAATAGGACTACAGTGTTTTCTTAAGAATATGTAATAAACTTATTCTTTAAATGCCTGTAACTGTTTTCTGACAAATTGTCTGACCACCATGTTGAACTCAAACACAAATTCAGTCTCACTACAGCATTTGTATCGCAGAAACAAATTATTTTATGGTTGAGTAAAATAATTAAAAGCtgaattccaaaaataattcagtggaaatgcatggattccagtttcttccagtagcagcaactggaatccatgcatttccacggaattatttttggaatctgatcccttatcatacctgttcattcttactcgtagctcgacttatcgtgactaaattcaagatggctgcaaacgctaaacttcatgaagatactgtctgtataaatcgtcttgtaagtaaattaccagtgctttttcaaagttctcaatgtctcgttttaaatgtcagggccctcggaagtctaccaatgaagtgtggagatacattgagcctcgtaaatggtgtaaaacagtgatttatttgcatggctagcccgatgccgaagcaccaccattgaaaaagctgttagTAGCAtctgctaactagcgccagattttggagtgcaggggacaagcgagatgggctatgagacaaacgttcacactcggtatagTGTTGCACGgcgtatcgatactaaaaaagtatcacgatgccttcatgcaaaaaacgatacgattttcgacgtttttagaatcgatactttcttaaaataataacgttctgtgtttgtgtgaactgctgttctcactgctccttgcacgcatctaggcaagtgggcgtgtcaagcaggcagctctgagtgagtgagtgcgcagccaacgtcaacatagttctttgccgacagtcctcagccttgtggataaaacaaaaggtgaagtaaaatctgcaactatttcggatacatcgcgaatagtgaaggcaagccatcaggtacacagaggcccgtttgtaaaatacAACATTTTTAGTTGTATTTTTGAGTTCAAaaaacgacaggttaacgaatatgctatagaaaacaccaaGTTCcaagtgccaagttcttctcttctgttttagtctagcctaagtgaaacgagtatatggttctctgggataaagcgaaccttcttTCATCGAtgcattttgacgagacataacgagctgtaatcatagggtgctaacgtgatgaaagcgcaatgttcacgccagaataacattaccataacttgtaaacaatctatttcatgttcgatcagtactactggtaatatttgtcatggcatgtagactgcaatttgtttaaTAATTATTGGCCAGATGTAAGATAGGacacccgaaatgcgctaattaaagcccacggcatataataccaccaaagcgtgttgagtcctaataataatagcggcttattgttacgtggtagcaaatcatgttatcaaagaaatagacgtaatgtaggaatgcacacagatatattgcaacaggtaggctaatggtgtaggcctatctgacgaagacctgagtggttggaatgtcgtacttgtacactgggcgcaaagaagactatcctcacatttttacctttgcaactgtcaaagaaatcccatgaacacgggaagaccaagggtagcctatactgtacatccgatggcctaaagattaggcccctctgcatagcattcagtgatttgcatgcagtaatttcaacactgaccttgatctagcctagtttggctatttgaagctactttattgccaaaacaacacaatgtaaatgaactataacaaacaataaaggacttaatcacacaaagtaggcctactattttactggctataaaaaatgataattatgtaggaagtttagaacccagagttgacctgcacactacaaaagtgcaccgaattcaacacaaatgattcaatacacttggaggaggtatgagtcctttcttttccagatatcttaggatttcgccgtagtatcgttttagtattgagcatcgtgatatttatggcaggtatcgtatcgaagtcataattttggtcatgtttcaacacactttaggtcaatatcacaccggaattctcctttaagcctcTCACTATGGCATTGCCAGCCTACATTCGTGACACCACACATGTCCTGTCCATCCTAGTGGAAATCTGTAAAGGAATCTTTAGGAAGTCCACGgacaggaacactgtcacaggCCGATAGTTTTCATCCTAGCACTCTTATTTCAAATATCCCCTATGGTCAGTTTCAAAGACTACGCAGAATCTGTGACTCTGATGTGGACTTCGATGTAGGCTACAGGCCGAGGATATGTGCAAACGTTTTCAGTATAGAGGGCATAAGAAAAAAAGACCTAAATTCAGCCCTGGACAAAGCAAAATCATTAAACAGGAAGGATTTGTTCAAAAAATCTCACCGAAAAAGGTACATCCAATAATAAGATCTTTTTCTCTACACAGTATGGCTCTATGGGTTTTGACATTAGACGGGTAATCAGAAAAAATTGGAACATACTACATAGTGACCCTAATTTATGCCCAGTGTTTTTAGAGCCTCCAATGTTCTCCTTCAGGAGGGCACCCACTCTTAAGGACAAACTAATGAGGAGTCACGTCCCTCCTTCTAGACCTTCTTCATGGCTTCAGAGACCCAAGGGCACATACTGATGTGGCTCATGTAATCATTGTGACAATGTTGCCCGTCAAAGTTAATATATTGATGTGTTTACCCAAACATTTTATTGTAAGGACTTTGCTAATTGTAACACCACACATGTTGTTTACAGACTTGAATGTGAGAGTGGGTGTTTCTATGTGGGGCGCAGTAAGCAAAGACTCCAATAGCGTTCTGCAGAGCATAAATACGTCAAAAGAACTCTACATTTCAAAGAGGCTGGACACACTGATCTGAAAAACTTGAAAGTAATGGTCATTAAAGTAATTTCTAGGAATGTAAGGGGTGGAGACAGGCTTCAACGTCTTCAAAGGGAGACCTGGTGGATCGTAAAACTCAAGGCCACCACCTTCCCAGGTCTAAACGATGATGTGGATTTTTCACCTTTTCTATAGGGCTTTTTAGTAATGATGGTATGTCTGTTCTAATGCTCTATTGGTTTTGTTCTTAGGCATATCATAGTTagtatgtctttgtgtataatataatttaataataatatttaagtGCAGGAAGTAGCTTTGTGCAAACACTATCTGCATACAATTAACTGTGTTTTCCTTGCGGTCCCTGGGACAGCTCAGTATATTTGGTTGTGATGAGATAATTAGTATCTCCAATTACCTAGTCATTGTTGTTAAGGTTTGGGTGTAGGACTTAGGTCATGTGACCATTCCTACACCTCTCTACCTGGTAAATGTGCTCACCTGTGTTTGTCTAGCATGCTGATGAAAACTGTATGGTAGAAACGCGTTGGCATGTAACCAATGCTTTTTATATTTATCAGGACTGCCTCAATTTGTCTGTTTTTTCAACGATAGCCTCACACTTTACAGTTTCTGAGTGTTTAGATACACAACACGTCAGACAGCACAGATCTCATGTCGAAGCTGACTCTGAAGTGCAGGTGTGCCTGCAGGTGAATGAAACTGGGATTTTCAAGGTCATGAGGCGCTGGTGTAAAGACCCTTGCTTAAGGTCGCCACTTTGACCTTGGAGACATCTATGTCAGTGTGGAGTTGCATTGCCTGAAGCCAGACGCGTGGCGTTTTATTATGAGCCTGGTGGCGGAGAGAGGCGTGCGTTAGGCTGCACAGATAACCTGTCAGTGTTGCAGCCTTGTCCTTGCTGGTGGCGGGGTCATTATCTTGATCATCTAAATTGCCCCCTAAATTGGTCACATGACCTGCATCACAAAGGGTCCAGTCTTTTTGCATTGATTGAACTTATCTAAAACGACTCAAAAGGATGAAATGGTTTTaggacaaaaagaaaacaacaggGAGATTGTAAAGATAAGGCCTGGGGATAATTAACAACAGATTCGGACGAGGAGAACTTACTGTAATACTCCCGCATCGATTGGCTGTcaggggggtggaggtgtgtgtgtgtgtgtgtgtgtgtgtgtgtgtgtccataacgGATGAacagtgccgtgtgtgtgtgtgtgtgtgtgtgtgtgtgtgtgtgtgtgtgtgtgtgagagagagaccttcCCTATAAAAGGTGGCTGCAGGTCAGGGCAGTTCTgtgttggggttagggttatgacTGTGCTGCTCTGCTGTGATGGATGTCTCTCTGGGCTGTGTGCTGTCACTCTTCTGGTTGCTGGGCGCGTCCCCGGCATGGGCTCTGGCGGACTCAGATGCTGAGGAGACTCAGCCGTCGTCATCGGCAACCCTCCTGCAGGCTCTGCACTGCCCGCCCTGTGAGCGGATCCACTGTTCTCCGCTGCGCACCCTCCAGCTCACGTGCAAGGGCGGCGTCACCACGGGGGTGTGCGGCTGCTGCCCCACCTGTGCCAGGCAGGCGGACGAGAGCTGCGGGGGCAGCTGGGACTACCTGGGCAAGTGTGACCAGGGCCTGGTTTGTGTGATCGAGGGGGCCGAACACGACACTGCACGCAAAGGTGGCATCTGCAAGTCAGGTAAGAGacatcacacagacacctgAGACACACCTGAGTCTGACTCGGGGAGGACAAGGCCATTTTAACTCCTTGTAATATATATATGCAATATATGTATCTgcatatgtacatgtacatcTCCATATGCAGGATAGTTACCCTGGTCACATGCAATGTTTTATATTTGAATTGTGCTTTGATTTGAGAAGAGGTAATCGATTTTTATTCTGCTGGTAATTGAAAATTGACATCAGAAGAGTTAATCTGATTTATGAACTGTGAAAAGCAATACAGCTGTCAAGGACTCCTTTGATGTACACGCGCGTTCTTGTTTGAGCAACGTAATAATGACACCTCTTATCTTCCCCATGGTGAAATCGACAAGCCTTATCAACAGAAATCACAGCAATATAGTTAAGGATTTCAGCCTTTTTGACGTCTTCTCTTTCACATTTCTGAGATTTTGCATTTCTTTTTGCAACATTTTTTTGTAACACTTTAAGAAAAAACGTATTTGCCCTTAAACACTATTTGCAACACTTGCCAAACGTATTTGTCCTTAAAGTGTGTGGATCTCAGCTGAACGTTTTTAATCCCCGTTATCCGCAGTGCTGGATGTGGACACCTGCCGACCGGACTGCACCTGGGAGTTCTGTCAAGCCAACCCGCATGAGATCTGCTCCGGCAGGTGAGcaaactacaacacacactcagaggcagggctcgaattatctttttgtctttaagggggtctctctctcataaaaaaGTTGGCACATCCAGTACATAGCCTAAAGGCgatacaattaaatagcctaggcgcgagtggcgcttttgcgcagtatgcgcacggtaggcctTGGCTATAACTTGACAGATTTGATAGaaattgattccttttaattaatttcaaaataTTATTGATTGCAGtagtccatatttcatttcaatttcacaatacaaaaaaatagacTAAACTTAGTTTAGTCTGAGTGTCATTCTCAATTTAacaacgtaactcatttgaaccataccaccgtctcagataggctaaaacacaataatgcatgtagtctttaacttatacacagggaaaatgcactaactggcagaaattaataaagccattgcagccaaactatgttatagtattataggctaatgtacACATAGTGATATCAACACCGGGGTGTTCAGTCGTCTcgtgtgttgaaccgtggaaataaatagacgaacaattttggaatTTGCACTGCGTGATGAGatgttgtcgggtagccattgaattTTCCGtaatcagagattgctaacagttgtttcaaaatatctgggaactttccggagctctgaatggcagaggatagttggaacgtagcctagcctactggtaAGAGATCGTtcagggatggataatgagcgtTGTTTAAGATTcaattacaatgccagacaccttcagatataaGAGACCACctcagatttttgactttgttgtttttatgggagccagtcctcactctaagggagctcggctccctctggctcccacgtaattcgagcactgCTCAGAGGTGACACTCTCTGAAGTGCATTTAGAAACATACACTCTGAACTAGAAACACACTCAAATGTgaacgtacaaacacacactcagatgtgACCTTAGACACACAGTCTCAGATGTGAAGAAGCAGTGCCTTTATTCTGTGATGTTTCATGATCATTAAATGATCCCTGATGTGCACCAGAGGTCTTCTCCCAAACCTTCTGTATctgcggtctctctctctctctctctccatcacactgCTACCATCTGCCTTTACTTTCTAATAGCGGGAACATGTTTTAATCAGCTGTTGTGACCTTTTCTCCATCTTACCCTTCCAACCCTGTCGTCCATCTCACCCATCTCCCTGCGTGCCCTCTGCCCCGGCTGCAGGCATGTGTCCCTGGGGAAGCAGGACTGTCAGGGCTCCTGTCAGCACACATCCTGCTCCAGCTGCCTGGTCCTGCAGCCGCCCCGCTGCCCCCAGTCCTGCGGCACCACCGACCCGGCCTGCCTGCAGAACTACGGCCGCTGCGTCAGGCGCCACctggcccacacacaccacccccccacctGCCACCAAACCCTACAGGTAAGCACCACATCCTTGTGGAGACGTTCTCCGTAGTAACCTATAGGTCTTATGTTATACATAACTGCAAACAT
This DNA window, taken from Alosa sapidissima isolate fAloSap1 chromosome 11, fAloSap1.pri, whole genome shotgun sequence, encodes the following:
- the si:ch73-330k17.3 gene encoding IGFBP domain-containing protein → MDVSLGCVLSLFWLLGASPAWALADSDAEETQPSSSATLLQALHCPPCERIHCSPLRTLQLTCKGGVTTGVCGCCPTCARQADESCGGSWDYLGKCDQGLVCVIEGAEHDTARKGGICKSVLDVDTCRPDCTWEFCQANPHEICSGRHVSLGKQDCQGSCQHTSCSSCLVLQPPRCPQSCGTTDPACLQNYGRCVRRHLAHTHHPPTCHQTLQSNFEGYFLCMVPPCLNTVK